Proteins from a genomic interval of Dermacentor variabilis isolate Ectoservices chromosome 8, ASM5094787v1, whole genome shotgun sequence:
- the LOC142589683 gene encoding juvenile hormone acid O-methyltransferase-like: MFGSQFLGPTDLIHAHTYTTLEDLSIKEGSCALHRITFLETPAKDHQHLDIGCGPGTFTRDFLVPRSTPCAKLVAIDRSPLMIDFAKRHRCHDSVTFDVFDFGGQDVQQLIGKYGCFDRIYSFLWFHFVKDQRKAYADLAKLLVPASGECLVFSSVWNIFTDVWLQVHLMERWRRVIPDPRPLFSLQYKFNFDGQLDKIEAEVRALVAEAGLETVACHVFQSEWPFPTVEVFVGLIFEAFGFYEAIPEDDIEAVKRDWVRLVQSAATTKPNRFAAKAAFYCVHARARP, encoded by the exons ATGTTCGGCAGCCAATTTTTAGGCCCGACGGATCTCATCCATGCGCATACGTATACCACTCTGGAGGATCTTTCCATAAAAGAAGGCTCGTGTGCACTTCACCGAATCACATTTCTTGAGACGCCAGCCAAAGACCACCAACATCTGGACATCGGTTGTGGACCGGGAACATTCACGAGAGATTTCCTCGTACCTCGCTCCACACCCTGCGCGAAGTTAGTTGCCATCGACCGATCACCGCTGATGATCGATTTCGCTAAGCGCCACAGGTGCCACGACAGCGTCACGTTTGACGTGTTCGACTTTGGCGGCCAAGACGTGCAACAACTGATTGGCAAGTACGGCTGCTTCGACCGCATATACTCATTTCTCTGGTTCCATTTCGTCAAGGATCAGCGAAAAGCCTACGCGGACCTGGCCAAGTTGCTGGTGCCCGCTTCCGGGGAGTGCCTGGTATTCTCTTCCGTTTGGAACATTTTCACGGATGTCTGGCTGCAAGTGCACTTGATGGAAAGATGGCGGCGAGTGATTCCT GACCCAAGACCGCTGTTCTCACTCCAGTACAAGTTCAACTTCGACGGCCAGCTCGACAAAATAGAAGCCGAGGTGCGAGCGCTCGTCGCCGAAGCTGGCCTGGAAACTGTCGCATGTCACGTCTTTCAAAGCGAATGGCCGTTTCCGACAGTGGAAGTGTTCGTCg GCCTGATTTTTGAAGCATTTGGATTCTACGAGGCCATTCCGGAGGACGACATTGAAGCTGTCAAGAGAGACTGGGTTCGGTTAGTACAGAGTGCCGCTACAACCAAGCCAAACAGATTTGCCGCCAAGGCTGCCTTCTATTGCGTCCACGCAAGAGCACGTCCATGA